One Desmodus rotundus isolate HL8 chromosome 4, HLdesRot8A.1, whole genome shotgun sequence DNA segment encodes these proteins:
- the PLAU gene encoding urokinase-type plasminogen activator: protein MRVPLACLLLCVLVGSNCEGSYKPHPVSGASKCRCLNGGTCVSYKYFSNIQRCSCPRKFQGEHCDIDTSNTCYQGNGHSYRGKANTDIRDRPCLAWNSVNVLQKKYHAQRPDALQLGLGKHNYCRNPDNQRSPWCYVQVGLKQLMQQCLVPNCSSGKGTYSPTGREFQCGQKALRPRFKIVGGEYTNIENQPWFAAIYKQHRGGSVTYLCGGSLISPCWVASATHCFTGDPKKESYIVYLGRSHLKSETPGEMKFKVQKLILHEGYSSDDTLAHHNDIALLKIISNSSQCAQPSRSIQTICLPPDSSDPIDGTNCEITGFGKENTNDYVYSERLKMSVVKVVSEDTCKQPHYYGSEITDKMLCAADPQWQTDSCQGDSGGPLVCSNQGRLTLTGIVSWGRDCAMKDKPGVYTKVSRFLSWIRTNTQEKNSLAL from the exons ATGAGAGTCCCCCTGGCGTGCCTGCTCCTCTGCGTCCTTGTTGGTAGCAACTGCGAA GGCAGCTACAAACCTCATCCAGTGTCTGGTGCAT CTAAATGCCGCTGTCTGAATGGAGGTACATGCGTGTCCTACAAGTATTTCTCCAACATTCAGCGATGCAGCTGCCCAAGGAAATTCCAGGGGGAACACTGTGACATAG ATACATCGAACACCTGCTATCAGGGAAACGGTCACTCTTACCGAGGGAAGGCCAACACTGACATCAGGGACCGGCCCTGCCTGGCCTGGAACTCTGTCAATGTCCTTCAGAAAAAGTACCATGCCCAGAGACCTGATGCTCTTCAGCTGGGCCTGGGGAAACACAATTACtgcag GAACCCAGACAACCAGAGGAGTCCCTGGTGTTATGTGCAGGTTGGCCTAAAGCAGCTTATGCAACAGTGCCTGGTGCCAAACTGCTCTTCTG gaAAAGGTACTTATTCTCCAACTGGAAGAGAGTTTCAGTGTGGCCAGAAGGCTCTGAGGCCCCGCTTCAAGATTGTCGGGGGAGAATACACCAACATTGAGAAccagccttggtttgcagccaTCTATAAGCAGCACCGTGGAGGCTCTGTGACCTACCTGTGCGGTGGCAGCCTCATCAGTCCTTGCTGGGTGGCCAGTGCCACACACTGCTTCAC TGGTGACCCAAAGAAGGAGAGCTACATTGTCTACCTGGGTCGGTCACATCTGAAATCCGAAACACCTGGGGAGATGAAATTTAAGGTGCAAAAACTCATCTTGCACGAGGGCTATAGCTCTGACGACACACTTGCTCACCACAATGACATAG CCTTGCTGAAGATCATTTCCAACTCAAGCCAGTGTGCACAGCCGTCCCGGTCCATTCAGACCATCTGCCTGCCCCCAGACTCTAGCGATCCTATTGATGGCACAAACTGTGAGATCACTGGCTTCGGAAAAGAGAATACCA ACGACTATGTCTATTCAGAGCGGCTGAAAATGTCTGTTGTGAAGGTGGTTTCCGAGGACACGTGTAAGCAGCCCCACTACTACGGCTCTGAAATCACCGACAAAATGCTGTGTGCTGCTGACCCACAGTGGCAAACAGATTCTTGCCAG GGAGACTCAGGGGGACCCCTGGTCTGCTCCAACCAAGGCCGCCTGACTCTGACTGGGATTGTGAGCTGGGGCCGCGACTGTGCCATGAAGGACAAGCCAGGTGTCTACACGAAGGTCTCACGCTTCCTGTCCTGGATCCGTACTAACACCCAGGAAAAGAATAGCCTTGCCCTGTGA